Part of the Mangifera indica cultivar Alphonso chromosome 4, CATAS_Mindica_2.1, whole genome shotgun sequence genome, GTTCAGAACCGATGGTTTCGGTTTGAAActgatattgaaccgtcaattctaatacatgatcttgatttaatttttaaattattaattacaataattgaaaattaaaagaaagactttgacttaatttttcaattaagcttcctacgtatcttcttggggtctataaattgattttcattcacatttgatatatgtgaatattgatcaaatctcctattaccggaagaatttcgactacttgtcattttttgataataaataaaattaattatataaataaattatttgattaattataaaagataataaaaaagtaaataaaattaattatataaataaattatataattaattaggaaagataatacaaaaataataaataaaattaattatagaaataaattctataattaattatgaattgtataataaaaatagaaatttgaattaatgaaaaattaagaaagaatttaattaaatttaagagaatttgattgaattgaaagattgagagagtattaagagtaaaagaataagaatgagagtttgaaggattgagagtgagagtagtagagagattgaaatttgagagaatgaaatttgaatttgtatatatatagaaaaaaatttttttgaaaaaatttaaaaataggggggtacattgtaatttaaaaaattgcaggggacttTCTAGAaaaatttgcaggggaccggGTCACCTGcaatttcttcttctgttgcaagccaacggttccctgcgcagggaaccgttggctatttaaataaattttaaaaattcaaaaattttcgaTTCAGCACAGTAAATCGCCGGTTTATAtatcggttcataaaccggtgtgaatcGACGGTTTCACGGTTCCAATTTAGATAAATCAGAACCGAACTGTCAAAATTCAGTTTTGGTTCCGGTTCAGTCCGATTTCGGGTTTACCGGTTTCGGTTTCGGTTTCATCCAGGCCGGTTTCGGTctggttcacgggccaaaccggcccgtggccaggtctagatATAATAGATAACATAAAAGataattatctttataattctatctttattattttttaatggcaaaaatattatatttttaataaatattttataatagttatatcaaataatctttagaatatttaagtaaaataatattttgatatttttaattaaataaaaccaaatataataattatttttatatactaaattttataaaacataataataatttatatcaagtaaTCTTCTacgtaatttatttttatagtaatctttcattttttaaataaaagattattataattaaacgTACCGAAAatctaactttttaattttaaataagatgTGATAATCGATAATAGATGAGTTATGAGATTTAAATATAAGTCTTttagttaaactcaaattattcttattttataagCTCGTGTTGGAGATAGAGTCAAGAACTTTCACACTTTACCCGTTTTGAGCTTGGACTTTGCCTTGAATatcatcaaatcaaacttgagtcaagTATTGGTATACTTGGgcttaattattttcaaataaactcTTAGATTTGTCTCTTATGAGAGTGCTTAGAGaacttaattttgtatataccaattaataattatttcattttttatgaaatttcacaaaaaaaaatcgCTTAATCCGCCATAAAATTTTTACGTGTTagatttgaaaatcatttttaaaaattttaatgaaaactatattaacaacaataattaaacaattaataaagAAATCATGCAGTTGAAAAAGAAAGCTTCATAAATAGAGCACCAAATTATCTCTCCCCATAAACAAGCCCTCTGCCATGTTTAAGCGCAGCTTCATGTATAAAGTTCGCAAATCATTTTCCATACATTGGCTATTTCTTGGATAAGGTCtcaaaaatatcttatatagAGTGACCCcacttcttttatttatttatttattgttttaattttacaaaaccTCGGACCTTGAGAGTTCCGCTTTCAGGTACGATGAGAAGAAATTAACGACAACCCAATATTGTTTGCAACATTTGATGATCTGGGTTgttctttgattttgttttggatttgtgAAGTGGGATgcaaatttatatcaaaagctatagctttaattttctttgttggaGGAGAGGAGACACCACTCACTCGAggcttaaaattttgattctttttggATTTGTGGAGGCCACAAATCTTGAGGCGCTAAgagggaaagaagaaaaagagattgCGGGGCTTGGAGATATTTTTGTGGTGagtttttattgtattaaagaaatataattgtGGTTTTTGTGCGTTTTAATGTCGTAATCGCAACTTGTGTTTTGTCTGATTATATGAATTGTGCCATGCATGATTTGTCATGTATGGTCGGCAATCTTGTTGGTGATGTTTGGTTGTGGGGATTATTTTCACTGTGAACGGTCATTTGAGCAAAGACTTTACTTTTTAGGCTAATTTATATGCTTTCTTATGGGGTGTTGCAGGTATGAAATTAAGTATTTAACTCATCAATTGTTctgttgttgttgtttgttGGTTTAATTAAGTTTTCTGAAAGATGCTCAGCTTTGGATTTccgaaattttgaattaaaaaattaggtttctGAAGGGTTATGTTGTTTGGACAGTGACCATTTTTCTCAGCTTTGGATAtcccaaaattttcttttttaactgtGTCTCTTGAGCTTGAACACTTTGGATTTTTCTCCCGTATTTTCCCATCTTCTTATCCCTACTCTATCTCCTGTTTCTTCTTCTGGTTCGGTGTTGGGTTCTTTCTCGATTAGATGATTGCTATTtgtttcttatttaaattcCTACGGGATTTATGTATAGTTTCTCTTATTCTGCTTGAGACTTTTGAGGTTTCTGCCCCTTCTCCATATCCCTTTCTCACTTGGAGTTCTGTCcctcaaaatatttatttttagtttcagttggttttcttcagtttttttCGCAGCATATCCTTTTGCTGTAGTTGACTGGCTGGGTATGGCTTCGATTGCTAGTTTCTGCTGTTTGCTGATACTTCAGTGTTTATATAACATGTACTTAGTAGGTTTGATCTCACTTTATTGACATGGCTGCAGGTTTTCTATGTTCTCATGACTCTCACTTGTCTAATTTTTTCTGAGTTGTCAACTGAATCAAGTTGGAAGCATTTCACTGGAGAGAATTGAATCTCTGAGGGCAATGGAAAATTCTTACGAGACATCTGATGGTAAGGGACCAACCAGTAATGGCCACTTTATAAAGCACTCTCCTTACCAGCAATGTGTTAAGGGCTCACTACCTTGGCTTAATTTAAGAGTTTTCTATGTTAGAATAAGCAAATGTGAGATTGATGATTCAACACCTGATTGCCTCACGCTAAATCATATTCCCCTGCATCCCAACACCCTTCTCGAAGTAAATGGCATTAGAACAAGTATCTATTCTGATGGGGCTTCAACACTCCTCAGAAGGGATCGATTAGATAAGAGATCTGAAGAAGTTACATTTGTGAGCACTGATAGTATTAGGATGACAAGAAGTGTGAAGTTTGAGGTCTTTGATAAGGACGTTCTTGTGCTATCTGGGGTTTTAGAATTGTGTATCAGTAATGGTTTTACTGGGGATCCAGGAAACCATGACCAGAGATGGAGCATGAATTGTGAATCAGACATGACCTCAGGCACTGGTTTCCTGAAGGCTAGACAATTTACAGGGTCAGACCCTACTTCACCAACAATTGAGGTGTATGTTGCGGGGTCCTTCTCTGGCACTCCAATCATCTTAACTAAGACTTTGCAGCTTAGTTCTCGGAAAAAGCAAACAAGAAAGGGGATGTTGGATTCCATACCAGAGTACGAGGCATATGAATTCAAGAAAGATGATCCATCTGTGCTTCCTTTGCAGGTACATGTTGGTTTCAAAGTCTAATCTTTAAAGTTGAAGGaaactcaagttttaaatgCTTAGGATGTTTTACTCTTCTCTCAATTTGTCATACATTACTCATCCATTTTTACACCCTATTGATGTTTTGCTACAACCAAGAAGCTTAATCGGCTTGtatctttttcttgttgcaaGAATAATTGATCCCTTTTTCTATGGCAACCAGTATTTTTTTTCCCCGTATACAAATGTGATCAAATCCTATGTGTGCTACACATTTGCCTCTACTGATTTTGTAAATAAACATCCATAAGTTGATTCTCTCCTCTAGAAGAGAAGAAAAGCCATAATGACTCCCTGATTTTTGTTTGAACGGTTATTgaattgagtaatactatatgtacaaacaaatcttgtaaacttatttatacaatttgatGTGATaacatgtgattaaatgtttttaaagtgataaaaaaagtaaataatcacaTTATTCAATTACGTATTATCACCttatattgtataaataagttaataagatttatttatacacataattttattttattgaatttggaTATGGTCGGGATGTGTATCCTTATCCTATGTCGATATATTATCTAGtttctttttagattttcacTTGAACCCAAAATTTGGTCAACGGATAGTAATTATTAGAAAAGATATGAAGATCTTAACCCCCGAATTGTTGTCAGTAGTTCTTAGAGAATCCTGGTATATTTACCGTATATCTTGCCTGACAAGATTGCCTTGTATGGGACATTGAACTGTTAACTATTATAGCAGTATTTTCTGGTATGATTATGAAGGATCCATATTAACTAATTTTCACCATCCTGGTGATTATGGACATTGCttccttttctcttcttattCACTTTCCATAACGTgtgttaatttgatttattgtaAAAGAAATACTTCCAAATATACATCTCTCCTCAAAAGTTGTGCTTTCAAATCCACTTGCATATTTTTCTGGGTCCTTTGTGCGCTCTTCATATTATCTTTCTTATGGTGCATGACATTTTCTTCTGTCTCTAATTTCCTTTTACCTTTTGCTTTCTGGGTGAGCCTTACTTAGCAAACTTATCTATGATTCTGTTGTTATTTGTAATACATATATTTGATGTTTGCTTAGGAACAGAAGCCAGTCAAGAATCAATTATGCTTTCATTTCAAGATTTTTCCCTATATTGCAGCTCAATCTGTATCTTATTATTCACCAAGAATCTTGCTTTTCATGGTGTTAATAATTTTGCAGATGTCAGAGTACTCAAATCACAAACCAGAAAATGAAGACTATTACCGCCCCTACCTGGGGACTGAATATGTACAAGGTGAATATCTTGATGGTGAAGATGGGGAACTCTCATGGTTCAATGCTGGTGTGAGGGTGGGTGTTGGCATTGGCCTCAGCATATGTGTGGGAATCGGGTTAGGTGTAGGTTTGCTGGTTCGTACCTACCAAGGCACAACCCGAAACTTTAGGAGGCGGCTTCTATAGCAACATCCAATGTTATCATCGATCAATAGAAGCTAACATACCAGTGTTTCTGACAGAATACAGTTATTGATTAGAAAGTCAAGTTTTTTGTATTCAGTGCGGTTGAGGCAAGAATTCCAGTTTAATCTTGGTTTTGTCATTCGTGCGGGGAGAGGTGAGCCTTTGATCTAAGAATAAAGCATAATTGTATTTCATATGGACCACCATTACAGCAGTAATCTTGCATGCTTGTCCTGCTCATAGTTTTCATAAATGTACAAGTTCATTATGGAGTTGTAGAATTTTGTCAGATGAAGTCATGATTTTTGTCTATAGATATCACTAAAGCTGGGGTAATGGAAAGAGGTATAGATCCTTTTTTGACAAGTTCATGTCTCAATTACTGTGTCCAAAAACTGTTTTTGGTGCTTAATGGCTTCACTCGTGGACTATATTTACCTGTAATGATTTCATATTCAACAATTAATAATTCCACCTCAGCCATGACTCTCAGCTCGCATTAGAACCCGCTTCAGGGACGGCAGTGCCACTACATCTTGgaaagataatataaaataaatttatatatacaaatccAGATATCAATATTTGGTTGAGATATTAATATTTGAGTGGATGATTTCGAAATGTGTACTTTATTTCTATTCAAAGCAAACAGTACCcagaagggagagagagagagagagagattggcGATTAATGGCCTCTCACCTTTCTTTGATGGTCTGGCGCTGGTTACTCTCAAGCTGTCTGCTAGAAAAGAAAACATTGAAAGTTCCACGTAACTTAGATGGACATGATTGATAATTTATGGTAAAAACAATTGGccaaagactttttcccaccaaaggtttggtTACATATatgtgagattttaaaaattaaaatactcatctaagatttatttcatttttacatatttaataattttttattagagttaaaaataaattattattttattaataacattaaaataaataaaattatatcttattttttctcttttttctttgaaaaattaataatttttctataattaaattttaaaatgtgatatttttcttttaaagttttaaatttgtcTAACAATTTTTCAACAAACAACAACCTTTTTCTCTATCTCTAGATAATGACTCTCctttaatatcttttttctATCCGAAGCCCACCCTCTTTAATCA contains:
- the LOC123214509 gene encoding uncharacterized protein At1g01500-like, which codes for MENSYETSDGKGPTSNGHFIKHSPYQQCVKGSLPWLNLRVFYVRISKCEIDDSTPDCLTLNHIPLHPNTLLEVNGIRTSIYSDGASTLLRRDRLDKRSEEVTFVSTDSIRMTRSVKFEVFDKDVLVLSGVLELCISNGFTGDPGNHDQRWSMNCESDMTSGTGFLKARQFTGSDPTSPTIEVYVAGSFSGTPIILTKTLQLSSRKKQTRKGMLDSIPEYEAYEFKKDDPSVLPLQMSEYSNHKPENEDYYRPYLGTEYVQGEYLDGEDGELSWFNAGVRVGVGIGLSICVGIGLGVGLLVRTYQGTTRNFRRRLL